A single region of the Leptodactylus fuscus isolate aLepFus1 chromosome 5, aLepFus1.hap2, whole genome shotgun sequence genome encodes:
- the LOC142203010 gene encoding uncharacterized protein LOC142203010 → MVQDATAFGVPLAVDKTEGPVTELSFLGLTLDTVAMECKLPENKLEDLKGAVKRECQLKNLQLRELQSLLVGSFSEIGANGGSRRAPVAEGIVADASQAAEELINASMVAGTWGAYAAAWKQWEEWLVRLGGAEEDWDMMLLLFIGHCRELGWSVSKLNMCMAGLAFGFKRRGMRDLTKVFLVKLAFRGWRRGNSIQDDRRPVSFGLLVDLRGVLESVCSSNWERRLFRAAFSLAFFGALRLGELVSTAKPGGVLLEDVDLYEYRVEFRLRRSKTVRKGKGLMIRLFAIAGCAVCPVLCLREYLSFRGRGFGPLLIHENSMFLSRFQFLSVFRKGLKKLGMEVEGFSSHSFQIGEATEATIRGLGEDLIKKIGHWESRRFHSYMRLGL, encoded by the exons ATGGTGCAGGACGCGACGGCTTTTGGGGTACCGTTGGCGGTGGACAAGACCGAGGGTCCAGTGACAGAATTGAGTTTTTTGGGGCTTACTTTGGATACGGTGGCGATGGAATGTAAGCTACCGGAGAATAAACTTGAGGACTTGAAGGGGGCAGTGAAACGGGAATGTCAGCTAAAAAACCTGCAATTGAGAGAATTGCAGTCTCTTTTAG TTGGATCGTTTTCGGAGATTGGCGCCAACGGCGGAAGCAGAAGGGCTCCAGTGGCCGAAGGAATTGTGGCAGATGCCAGTCAAGCGGCGGAGGAATTGATTAATGCTTCTATGGTGGCGGGTACATGGGGTGCATATGCAGCGGCTTGGAAGCAATGGGAGGAATGGTTAGTTAGGTTGGGGGGTGCAGAGGAAGATTGGGACATGATGTTATTACTGTTTATTGGGCATTGCAGGGAATTAGGCTGGTCTGTTTCAAAGTTGAATATGTGTATGGCGGGGCTGGCATTCGGTTTTAAGCGAAGGGGTATGAGGGATTTAACAAAGGTGTTTTTAGTTAAATTAGCTTTTAGAGGTTGGCGGAGAGGAAATTCCATTCAGGATGACAGAAGACCAGTGTCGTTTGGTTTGTTGGTAGATTTGAGAGGGGTCTTGGAGTCAGTGTGTTCTTCTAATTGGGAGCGGAGGTTGTTCAGGGCTGCCTTCTCTTTAGCGTTTTTTGGAGCTCTTAGACTGGGGGAGTTGGTGAGCACTGCTAAGCCTGGGGGTGTCTTGTTGGAGGATGTAGATTTATATGAGTATAGGGTGGAATTCAGACTTAGAAGGTCAAAGACAGTTCGGAAAGGAAAAGGTTTGATGATTAGGTTATTTGCAATAGCTGGTTGTGCCGTGTGCCCGGTGTTGTGTTTGCGTGAGTATTTGTCTTTTAGGGGTAGGGGTTTTGGTCCTCTGTTGATTCATGAAAATAGTATGTTTCTCTCCCGCTTCCAATTTCTTAGTGTTTTTAGAAAAGGTTTGAAAAAATTGGGTATGGAAGTGGAAGGTTTTAGCAGCCATTCGTTCCAGATCGGTGAGGCGACGGAGGCCACCATTCGGGGTTTGGGGGAGGATCTTATTAAAAAAATCGGGCACTGGGAATCTCGCCGTTTCCATTCCTATATGCGACTGGGCTTGTGA